A window of the Lagopus muta isolate bLagMut1 chromosome 1, bLagMut1 primary, whole genome shotgun sequence genome harbors these coding sequences:
- the MPST gene encoding 3-mercaptopyruvate sulfurtransferase isoform X1, translating to MSQQLLYRALVSAKWLSEAIKSKQTGQALKVVDASWYLPKMKRDPKQEFEERHIPGAVFFDIDQCSDRTSPYDHMMPKADEFAEYVGKLGVGNDSHVVVYDGSDQGLFSAPRVWWMFRVFGHEAVSLLDGGLKNWLREGFPLSSGKTQVAPTDFHATLDKCMVKTYEDILDNLDSHRFQVVDARVEGRFRGIEPEPRDGIEPGHIPGSLNIPFTSFLTESGLEKTPEQIRSLFQEKKVDLSKPLVATCGSGVTACHVALGAYLCGKPDVAVYDGAWVEWYMRAQPENIISEGKGKTV from the exons ATGTCGCAACAACTCCTCTACCGTGCTCTGGTCTCTGCAAAATGGCTTTCAGAAGCCATCAAGTCCAAGCAAACTGGACAGGCTTTGAAGGTTGTGGATGCATCCTGGTATTTGCCAAAGATGAAGCGTGACCCAAAACAGGAGTTTGAGGAGCGCCATATCCCTGGTGCAGTTTTCTTTGACATTGACCAGTGCAGTGATCGTACTTCACCTTACGATCACATGATGCCCAAGGCCGATGAGTTTGCAGAGTATGTGGGGAAGCTGGGTGTGGGGAATGATTCCCATGTTGTGGTGTATGATGGCAGCGACCAAGGACTCTTCTCAGCACCACGGGTGTGGTGGATGTTCCGCGTCTTTGGACATGAAGCAGTTTCCCTTCTAGATGGTGGCCTGAAGAACTGGCTGCGAGAGGGATTTCCACTGAGCTCTGGGAAAACCCAGGTAGCTCCAACTGATTTCCATGCCACTTTAGACAAGTGCATGGTGAAAACTTACGAGGACATCTTAGATAACTTGGATTCCCATCGTTTCCAAGTCGTGGATGCGCGTGTTGAAGGACGGTTCCGGGGAATAGAGCCAGAACCCCGAGATG gaatTGAGCCTGGTCATATCCCTGGCTCCCTGAACATTCCCTTCACCAGTTTCCTCACAGAATCTGGATTAGAGAAGACCCCAGAGCAGATCAGAAGTCTGTTCCAAGAGAAGAAAGTGGACCTCTCGAAGCCTCTGGTAGCTACATGTGGCTCTGGGGTCACTGCCTGCCACGTGGCTCTGGGGGCATACCTCTGTGGCAAGCCAGATGTTGCTGTGTATGATGGGGCCTGGGTGGAATGGTACATGAGGGCACAGcctgaaaatattatttctgagggaaaggggaagaCTGTGTAA
- the TST gene encoding thiosulfate sulfurtransferase yields MAAQAFGRALVSAKWLSEAVRAGRVGAGLRVLDASWYPPQERNARQEFRERHIPGASFFDIEECRDKSSPYDFMLPSEAHFADYVGRLGVGNDTHVVVYDGDELGTFYAPRAWWMFRVFGHREVSVLNGGFKNWVKEGHPVTAELSQPTPAVFKAKLDKTLLKTFEEMMENVGSKKFQMVDSRPAGRFQGTELDQGLESGHIPGAVNMPFSTFLTESGHEKSIEEIQQMFREKKVDLSKPLTATCRKGVTACHIALAAYLCGKPDVAVYDGSWSEWFHRAPPQYKVTEVKRSKG; encoded by the exons ATGGCGGCGCAGGCGTTTGGCCGCGCGCTGGTCAGCGCCAAGTGGCTGTCCGAGGCTGTGCGGGCCGGTAGGGTCGGGGCAGGGCTGAGGGTGCTGGATGCCTCCTGGTATCCTCCGCAAGAGCGCAACGCCCGGCAGGAGTTCAGGGAGAGGCACATTCCCGGCGCGTCCTTCTTCGACATCGAGGAGTGCCGGGATAAATCCTCCCCGTATGATTTCATGCTGCCGAGCGAGGCCCACTTCGCCGACTACGTGGGGCGCCTGGGGGTCGGCAACGACACCCACGTGGTGGTGTATGACGGCGACGAGCTGGGCACCTTCTATGCCCCCCGCGCCTGGTGGATGTTCCGGGTCTTTGGGCACCGTGAGGTCTCCGTGCTGAACGGTGGCTTCAAGAACTGGGTGAAGGAGGGCCACCCCGTGACGGCGGAGCTCAGCCAGCCCACGCCGGCGGTCTTTAAGGCCAAGCTGGACAAGACCCTGCTAAAGACCTTCGAGGAGATGATGGAGAATGTGGGGTCCAAGAAGTTCCAGATGGTGGATTCCCGCCCTGCGGGCCGGTTTCAGGGCACTGAGCTGGACCAAG GGCTGGAATCCGGTCACATCCCTGGTGCTGTGAACATGCCCTTCTCAACATTCCTAACAGAAAGCGGCCACGAGAAGAGTATTGAGGAGATTCAGCAGATGTTCCGTGAGAAGAAAGTGGATCTCTCAAAGCCACTGACTGCCACATGCCGCAAAGGTGTCACTGCATGCCACATTGCCTTGGCAGCCTACCTTTGCGGCAAGCCTGATGTGGCAGTTTATGATGGCTCCTGGTCCGAGTGGTTCCACCGTGCCCCACCTCAGTACAAGGTCACTGAGGTGAAGCGCAGCAAGGGCTAG
- the MPST gene encoding 3-mercaptopyruvate sulfurtransferase isoform X2: MAGVSGSLSQDLGAMSQQLLYRALVSAKWLSEAIKSKQTGQALKVVDASWYLPKMKRDPKQEFEERHIPGAVFFDIDQCSDRTSPYDHMMPKADEFAEYVGKLGVGNDSHVVVYDGSDQGLFSAPRVWWMFRVFGHEAVSLLDGGLKNWLREGFPLSSGKTQVAPTDFHATLDKCMVKTYEDILDNLDSHRFQVVDARVEGRFRGIEPEPRDGIEPGHIPGSLNIPFTSFLTESGLEKTPEQIRSLFQEKKVDLSKPLVATCGSGVTACHVALGAYLCGKPDVAVYDGAWVEWYMRAQPENIISEGKGKTV; encoded by the exons atg GCAGGTGTCTCAGGTAGTCTCAGCCAGGATTTGGGAGCGATGTCGCAACAACTCCTCTACCGTGCTCTGGTCTCTGCAAAATGGCTTTCAGAAGCCATCAAGTCCAAGCAAACTGGACAGGCTTTGAAGGTTGTGGATGCATCCTGGTATTTGCCAAAGATGAAGCGTGACCCAAAACAGGAGTTTGAGGAGCGCCATATCCCTGGTGCAGTTTTCTTTGACATTGACCAGTGCAGTGATCGTACTTCACCTTACGATCACATGATGCCCAAGGCCGATGAGTTTGCAGAGTATGTGGGGAAGCTGGGTGTGGGGAATGATTCCCATGTTGTGGTGTATGATGGCAGCGACCAAGGACTCTTCTCAGCACCACGGGTGTGGTGGATGTTCCGCGTCTTTGGACATGAAGCAGTTTCCCTTCTAGATGGTGGCCTGAAGAACTGGCTGCGAGAGGGATTTCCACTGAGCTCTGGGAAAACCCAGGTAGCTCCAACTGATTTCCATGCCACTTTAGACAAGTGCATGGTGAAAACTTACGAGGACATCTTAGATAACTTGGATTCCCATCGTTTCCAAGTCGTGGATGCGCGTGTTGAAGGACGGTTCCGGGGAATAGAGCCAGAACCCCGAGATG gaatTGAGCCTGGTCATATCCCTGGCTCCCTGAACATTCCCTTCACCAGTTTCCTCACAGAATCTGGATTAGAGAAGACCCCAGAGCAGATCAGAAGTCTGTTCCAAGAGAAGAAAGTGGACCTCTCGAAGCCTCTGGTAGCTACATGTGGCTCTGGGGTCACTGCCTGCCACGTGGCTCTGGGGGCATACCTCTGTGGCAAGCCAGATGTTGCTGTGTATGATGGGGCCTGGGTGGAATGGTACATGAGGGCACAGcctgaaaatattatttctgagggaaaggggaagaCTGTGTAA